The following is a genomic window from Thermodesulfobacteriota bacterium.
GGGCCGGCCAGTAGAGGGTGAGCGAACCAGGAGAATGACCCGGCGTGTGGTAGACGAAGAAACGTTCCCTTCCGAGAAAGAATTCTCCTTCTTTTAGAAAGAAATCGATCCGGAGGCTGGGCAGAGGATGTCCCATCATTTCATAGAGGTGTTTTCCGCTGCCCTGCAGATAGCCTTCCTCCTCGAGGCCCATGGCAATCTTGACAGGCCTTTCGACAAAGGCCTCCAAGCCCTCGAGGTGGTCCGGATGGGAATGGGTGGCGATCACCAGATCGATCCTCTCCGGACTCACCCCGTCTCTTTCCATCTGATCGAAGAGGTTCGGAAGACGATGCAGATGGCCCGGGTCGATCAAGGCGATCTTGTCGGTCTCGATCAGATAGGTATTGCAATTGTTTTCGTAAAGGCTCTG
Proteins encoded in this region:
- a CDS encoding MBL fold metallo-hydrolase — encoded protein: MKIAEGLYAYIWQSLYENNCNTYLIETDKIALIDPGHLHRLPNLFDQMERDGVSPERIDLVIATHSHPDHLEGLEAFVERPVKIAMGLEEEGYLQGSGKHLYEMMGHPLPSLRIDFFLKEGEFFLGRERFFVYHTPGHSPGSLTLYWPAQKALFTGDLVFSGGVGRTDFPGGNGKELMRSIERMARLEIEWLLPGHGEVVQGKEWVLYNFQSIRQNFYPFL